One window of Atribacter laminatus genomic DNA carries:
- a CDS encoding class I SAM-dependent methyltransferase, whose protein sequence is MPNIDPFEKFSDRYDKWFKRNLNLYQDELEAIRQAIPCSKAKGLEIGVGTGKFAQPLGIKVGVEPSRKMAEKAEQLGIKVYPNPAENLPFSDGEFDYALMVTTICFVDDIIKSFSEAYRVLKSGGYLIIGFVDRESELGKRYFEKRNSNEFYKDATFYSSEEVLDLLKRVGFQITMIKQTLIPDTPSGTILDGFGKGAFIVIQSKKVI, encoded by the coding sequence ATGCCGAATATTGATCCCTTTGAGAAATTCAGCGATAGATATGATAAATGGTTTAAAAGAAACCTGAATTTATATCAAGATGAATTAGAAGCTATCCGGCAGGCTATTCCTTGTTCCAAAGCAAAAGGTTTAGAAATTGGTGTTGGAACTGGAAAATTCGCGCAACCCTTGGGTATAAAAGTTGGCGTTGAACCTTCAAGAAAGATGGCTGAAAAAGCAGAACAACTGGGAATTAAAGTTTATCCCAATCCAGCAGAAAACCTCCCTTTCTCTGATGGTGAATTTGACTATGCTTTGATGGTAACGACTATATGCTTTGTTGATGATATTATAAAATCTTTTAGTGAGGCTTATAGAGTACTGAAATCAGGAGGATATCTTATTATTGGATTTGTGGATAGAGAAAGTGAATTGGGGAAACGCTACTTTGAAAAACGCAATTCTAATGAATTTTATAAAGATGCCACCTTTTATAGTTCGGAAGAAGTATTGGATTTACTTAAAAGAGTTGGTTTCCAAATCACGATGATTAAACAGACCCTTATTCCTGACACACCATCAGGCACTATACTTGATGGTTTTGGGAAAGGTGCTTTTATTGTCATCCAAAGTAAAAAAGTTATATGA
- a CDS encoding gluconokinase — translation MINSQELILTIDIGTSSCKVCLFDLSGAIRATAKSEYPTLSPQPSFAEQDVSAIYSGIVQSVKAVLSKRSPSRVIALACDTMLHSTLLLDEEGEPLYPLLNWMDTRCQEELKFLNQEYQEKRFYFRNGVPLHTIYTLPRLIWFRKHYPSLLQSAWKITTIKDWFLGKITGEWFCDYSTASGTGLLNLTGKCWDKEILSSAQVSLNQFLPLCEPDHRLPLQVSPFTHDTGLLPGIPVIWGGGDGPFANLGEGMFHQREMVITVGSSGAVRMCDHQPVFDPNQRSWCYYLADDIWVGGGAINNGGIVYSWMNDLLNDDAQWEIDPQRPRPLFLPFLTGERSPNWNAQARGILFGLSYFHTKEALMQSAYEGIAFRIRSIYELLKDIIGDPWQVVVNGGFGISPKGSRILSHVLGIPLQLSEFPSAPCRGAFFLAIKALGQIKRLDEVSQNHLNQLNILQPNPDYNVLYDQLYRFYEKVYQANRGLFQEFSEFHLA, via the coding sequence ATGATCAATTCTCAGGAATTAATACTCACCATTGATATAGGGACTTCTTCCTGCAAGGTTTGTCTTTTTGATTTATCTGGTGCTATTCGGGCTACCGCAAAAAGCGAGTATCCGACTTTATCTCCGCAGCCTTCCTTTGCTGAGCAAGACGTATCAGCTATTTATTCAGGCATTGTTCAGTCGGTGAAAGCAGTATTGTCCAAGCGTTCTCCTTCTCGAGTCATCGCCCTGGCTTGTGATACCATGCTTCATAGTACTTTGCTTCTCGATGAAGAAGGGGAACCTCTCTACCCTCTTTTAAACTGGATGGATACTCGCTGTCAAGAAGAGTTGAAATTTCTCAATCAAGAATACCAAGAAAAGCGGTTCTACTTTCGCAACGGTGTTCCTCTTCATACCATTTACACCCTTCCCCGTCTTATCTGGTTTCGAAAACACTATCCATCTTTACTACAGTCGGCTTGGAAAATAACTACTATTAAAGATTGGTTTTTAGGGAAAATCACCGGGGAGTGGTTTTGTGATTATTCTACTGCTTCGGGAACCGGCCTTCTCAATCTTACCGGTAAATGTTGGGATAAGGAGATTCTCTCCAGCGCTCAGGTTTCTTTAAACCAATTCCTACCCCTTTGCGAACCGGATCATCGCCTTCCATTGCAGGTCAGTCCTTTTACCCATGATACCGGTCTTCTCCCGGGTATTCCAGTCATTTGGGGAGGAGGAGATGGTCCTTTTGCCAACTTAGGAGAGGGGATGTTTCATCAGCGAGAGATGGTGATTACGGTTGGTTCTTCAGGAGCAGTCCGAATGTGTGACCATCAACCGGTTTTTGATCCCAACCAACGAAGCTGGTGCTATTATCTTGCTGATGATATCTGGGTAGGGGGAGGAGCAATTAATAATGGCGGGATTGTCTATTCATGGATGAATGATCTTTTAAACGATGATGCTCAATGGGAGATTGATCCCCAGCGTCCTCGACCTTTATTTCTTCCCTTTTTAACTGGCGAACGAAGCCCGAACTGGAACGCCCAAGCCCGTGGGATCCTTTTTGGCCTTTCATATTTCCATACTAAAGAGGCTTTAATGCAATCAGCTTATGAGGGAATTGCTTTCCGTATTCGTTCGATTTACGAGCTTTTAAAAGATATCATTGGAGATCCCTGGCAAGTTGTTGTCAATGGTGGCTTTGGTATATCTCCGAAGGGAAGTCGTATTCTCTCCCATGTTTTAGGAATTCCTTTACAACTGAGCGAATTTCCTTCAGCACCTTGCCGGGGAGCATTTTTTTTGGCAATAAAAGCTTTAGGGCAGATTAAGCGTTTAGATGAAGTTTCTCAAAACCATTTGAACCAGCTAAATATTCTTCAACCGAACCCTGACTATAATGTTTTATATGATCAACTCTACCGATTTTATGAGAAAGTGTACCAAGCCAATCGGGGACTCTTTCAAGAATTTAGTGAATTTCATTTGGCATGA
- a CDS encoding 1-phosphofructokinase family hexose kinase: MEIIISVAMNPAVDKSSSVEHVIPEHKLYCKAPHFEPGGGGVNVSRAIKKLGGESLLFYPSGGLTGKMLENLLLQENINHYPIPIEGVMRENLIVLEESTGQQFRFGMPGPFMSKQEWERCLNELFDFKPKPNYLVISGSLPPGVPSDFYARVAKKGKESGIKVIIDASGEALKLALQVGVYLVKPNIREFKELLGSDVQEESQIEFEATKMIESGWCEVLVISLGAAGALMVSRNTVEYIRPPTVQVVSKVGAGDSMVAGIVLSLFRGNTLRNSILFGIAAGSAAVMTPGTELCRREDTERLYEKLLSSTK; the protein is encoded by the coding sequence ATGGAAATCATTATTTCGGTAGCGATGAATCCGGCGGTAGACAAGAGTTCAAGCGTAGAACACGTCATTCCTGAACACAAACTCTATTGTAAGGCTCCCCATTTTGAACCAGGAGGAGGGGGAGTCAATGTATCCCGTGCAATAAAAAAATTGGGGGGAGAATCACTGCTCTTTTATCCCTCAGGAGGACTGACGGGAAAGATGTTGGAAAACCTTTTACTGCAAGAGAACATAAACCACTATCCAATTCCCATCGAAGGTGTGATGAGAGAAAACCTCATCGTGTTGGAAGAAAGTACCGGGCAACAATTCCGATTTGGAATGCCAGGACCGTTTATGAGTAAGCAGGAATGGGAGAGATGTCTCAATGAGCTGTTTGATTTCAAACCAAAACCGAACTATCTCGTGATCAGTGGAAGCCTTCCACCAGGTGTTCCATCAGACTTTTATGCACGAGTTGCCAAGAAGGGGAAAGAGAGCGGAATAAAAGTGATCATTGATGCCTCTGGGGAAGCTCTGAAGCTTGCCCTCCAAGTAGGTGTTTATCTGGTTAAGCCTAACATCCGTGAATTTAAAGAGCTCTTGGGTTCGGATGTTCAGGAAGAGTCACAAATTGAGTTTGAAGCGACGAAGATGATCGAAAGCGGTTGGTGTGAAGTCTTGGTTATTTCCTTAGGTGCAGCAGGGGCTTTGATGGTATCAAGAAATACCGTTGAGTATATTAGACCACCAACGGTTCAAGTCGTCAGTAAGGTTGGAGCTGGAGATAGTATGGTTGCCGGTATCGTTCTCAGTTTATTCCGTGGAAATACCTTGCGAAATTCAATTCTTTTTGGAATAGCAGCGGGGTCTGCAGCGGTAATGACTCCGGGTACGGAGCTTTGCCGAAGAGAAGATACTGAACGATTGTATGAAAAACTACTTTCTTCTACCAAGTAA
- the gndA gene encoding NADP-dependent phosphogluconate dehydrogenase, protein MPEKNDLALIGLAVMGQNLALNIARHGYALAVYNRTSSKTHDLLARKSPNDKIFPAFDLTELVGSLIKPRKILLMVKAGQPVDEFLLQLYPLLEAGDVIIDGGNSHFLDTERREQEAENRGFYYLGTGISGGEEGALQGPSIMPGGHQAGYELIQEILLKAAAQTEDGPCCVYLGPGGAGHFVKMVHNGIEYALMELIAEAYDIMRTLFKMDPPAIAEVFKQWNQRENLNSFLLEISIKVLHYRDPETGFYLIDLIDDRAEQKGTGKWTSQIALDFGVPIPTINQAVVARVLSARKANRLKLSAKIRSKASLSFSHQETQQSLIALADGLYLANLMAFNEGMHMLFVASQEKGWNLPLADIARIWKGGCILRTRLLNRIQLAFQDPNLEMLIESPEFIPDLQKKLSSLCQVAKIGVENHLPLPSFQGALASLEAWSSSSLPTNLIQAQRDFFGAHTYRRIDREGIFHTQWEDK, encoded by the coding sequence ATGCCTGAAAAAAATGACCTGGCTTTGATCGGATTAGCAGTGATGGGTCAAAACCTAGCTCTTAATATTGCTAGACACGGATATGCTTTAGCTGTTTATAACCGAACCTCGTCAAAAACTCATGATTTATTGGCCAGAAAATCTCCCAATGATAAGATCTTTCCTGCTTTTGATCTTACCGAGCTGGTCGGTTCTTTAATAAAACCCCGTAAAATCCTGTTGATGGTGAAAGCCGGTCAACCGGTTGATGAGTTTCTCCTCCAACTTTATCCTCTTCTCGAAGCAGGAGATGTGATCATCGATGGAGGAAATTCGCACTTCCTGGATACCGAACGTCGGGAGCAGGAAGCCGAAAATCGTGGATTCTATTACTTAGGAACTGGAATTAGCGGAGGAGAAGAGGGTGCCTTGCAGGGCCCTTCGATTATGCCCGGGGGTCATCAGGCTGGATATGAACTGATTCAGGAAATCTTGCTGAAAGCAGCAGCTCAAACCGAAGATGGGCCTTGTTGTGTTTACTTGGGTCCGGGTGGAGCTGGCCACTTTGTAAAAATGGTTCACAATGGCATTGAATATGCCCTCATGGAGCTCATCGCTGAAGCTTACGATATCATGCGCACACTTTTCAAAATGGACCCTCCAGCTATAGCTGAAGTCTTCAAACAATGGAACCAACGAGAGAACTTGAATTCTTTTCTGCTTGAAATTTCAATAAAAGTCTTACATTATCGAGATCCGGAAACTGGTTTTTATCTCATCGATTTGATCGATGATCGAGCTGAACAAAAAGGAACCGGGAAATGGACTTCTCAAATCGCCCTGGATTTTGGTGTTCCTATTCCAACTATCAATCAAGCGGTGGTCGCTCGGGTTCTCTCAGCTCGAAAAGCGAACCGTCTCAAACTATCGGCAAAAATTCGCTCGAAAGCTTCTCTTTCCTTTTCTCATCAAGAAACCCAGCAGTCCCTTATTGCTTTAGCCGATGGATTATATCTGGCCAATCTCATGGCATTTAATGAGGGGATGCACATGCTTTTCGTTGCCTCTCAGGAAAAAGGTTGGAACCTTCCGCTGGCTGATATTGCCCGAATCTGGAAAGGAGGCTGTATTCTTCGGACCCGACTTTTAAACAGAATTCAGCTGGCTTTTCAAGACCCTAACTTAGAAATGCTTATTGAATCTCCAGAGTTTATTCCTGATCTCCAGAAAAAGCTTTCTTCGCTTTGTCAAGTTGCTAAAATTGGTGTGGAAAACCACCTTCCTCTTCCTTCTTTCCAAGGAGCATTGGCTTCACTCGAGGCCTGGTCTTCGTCATCGCTTCCAACCAACCTCATTCAAGCCCAACGAGATTTCTTTGGCGCTCATACCTATCGACGAATTGACCGGGAAGGGATCTTTCATACCCAATGGGAGGATAAATAA
- a CDS encoding DMT family transporter — protein sequence MFAKLSRTQAIFFLILTAVLWSFGGLLIKIVTWNPIAIAGMRSAIASIFILIYLRRPRLNWTKNQILGALFYSATVILFVYATKKTTAANAILLQYSAPIYVALLGHRILGEKTSRLDWIIIFTVIGGMMLFFFDQFQIGNVLGNIVAIMSGVTFALLTIYLRSQKDASPLESVLMGNILTALIAIPFMLTSAPGEGSWLGLILLGLFQIGLAYILYSIAIKYVTALEGSLIPIIEPILNPIWVFLALGEKPSQWALIGGSIIILAMIFRYLLPALKNKRVKTQTADSELFH from the coding sequence ATGTTCGCAAAGTTAAGCAGAACCCAAGCGATATTTTTCCTCATCCTTACAGCTGTCCTCTGGAGCTTTGGAGGGTTACTGATAAAAATAGTAACCTGGAATCCAATTGCAATTGCAGGAATGCGCAGCGCCATAGCGAGTATTTTTATTCTTATTTACCTTCGCCGTCCTCGTCTAAACTGGACGAAAAATCAGATTTTAGGAGCTCTTTTCTATTCTGCAACGGTTATCCTATTTGTTTATGCTACCAAGAAAACAACTGCTGCTAATGCGATACTCCTTCAGTATAGTGCGCCAATCTATGTGGCCCTTCTTGGCCATAGAATTCTTGGAGAGAAAACCAGCCGACTTGATTGGATAATAATTTTTACTGTTATTGGAGGAATGATGCTCTTCTTTTTTGATCAATTTCAAATCGGCAACGTACTGGGAAATATTGTAGCCATTATGAGTGGAGTAACCTTCGCACTTCTCACCATCTACCTTCGCAGTCAAAAGGATGCGTCGCCCCTTGAATCAGTTTTGATGGGCAATATTCTTACTGCCCTCATTGCTATTCCTTTTATGTTGACATCGGCTCCCGGGGAAGGAAGCTGGCTTGGTCTTATTCTGCTGGGTTTATTTCAAATTGGTTTAGCTTATATTTTGTATTCCATTGCTATTAAATATGTCACTGCCTTAGAAGGAAGTCTCATTCCAATTATCGAGCCAATTCTCAATCCAATTTGGGTTTTTCTTGCTCTTGGAGAAAAACCCAGTCAATGGGCACTAATCGGTGGGAGTATTATTATCCTCGCTATGATTTTCCGTTATTTGCTTCCTGCTCTAAAAAACAAAAGAGTAAAAACTCAAACTGCAGATTCAGAGTTATTTCATTAA
- a CDS encoding cation-translocating P-type ATPase, with protein MKQKIHARHLSEESWHALSEQDIYEELLTRPEGLEKEEVTNRLNLYGQNTLPAKEPPTIWAILLNQVLSPIIYILIVAAVLSLIIGEGTDAIFIFLMIGLNSGLGAYQEYGAEKSAAGLQNLLKIKAKVRRGNQEFEIPSEQVVPGDILLFESGNKVPADLRLIQAQNLTVDESFLTGESISVEKNTELQSEDVRVSDRKNMLYAGSTITKGRGAGIVVATGNSTQVGIIAKSVSESEGGKPPLVLRMEKFVKQISILVLLVSVGLGFLLRYQGYDLLAIFFFVVALAVSAIPEGLPVALTVALSIATKRMSKRNVIVRKLTAVESLGSCTIIASDKTGTLTVNQQTARKIILPGGREFSLTGEGYNGEGKVLVDDQKDFDKNTKKQLEDLAKLTVFANEARLYSKENGWDYNGDAMDVAFLAMAYKMGLNPEDIRNETQFIIEIPYESEQKFSAAFYKEENIDYVAVKGAVETVLDFCNIMKSADNIQTSLNRQLIEKQAVEMAEQGLRVLAVAGGEVSQLKEGDDYGVKDLKDLFFYGLVGFIDPLRPEAAESVRKCKRAGIKVLMITGDHPSTAGAIARELGLMDLDEEVVTGQQLKEVGTLDSPAFEKLVLSTHVFARVTPTQKLEIVEALIHHGEFVAVTGDGVNDAPALRRANIGVAMGSGTDVAKEVGMMIVTDDNFASIVSGVEEGRFAYDNVRKVIYLLISTGAAEVIMLIFAILTGLPIPLLAVQLLWLNLVTNGIQDVALAFEAGEPGAMRRKPRKPNEKIFDSQMMSQTLVSGFAIGALAFASWYWHIRNQMMDEASARNTIMLLMVLLQNVHVFNCRSESVSALKIPISRNYTLILGVVMAQGIHILSMHLPFMQRILSIEPVNFIEWFIALLLALILLFVMEVFKLGRRRNDKIAAYSKGEDLE; from the coding sequence ATGAAACAGAAAATACATGCCCGTCATTTATCAGAAGAGAGTTGGCATGCACTCAGTGAACAAGATATTTATGAAGAACTGCTCACCAGACCGGAGGGTCTTGAGAAAGAAGAAGTTACAAACCGATTAAACCTTTATGGACAAAATACCTTGCCAGCTAAAGAGCCTCCAACCATATGGGCTATTTTACTTAACCAAGTCCTTAGTCCAATTATTTACATATTGATTGTAGCAGCAGTTTTATCGTTGATAATTGGCGAAGGTACTGATGCTATATTTATCTTCCTCATGATTGGTTTAAATAGTGGATTGGGAGCTTATCAAGAGTATGGTGCCGAAAAAAGTGCAGCCGGATTGCAAAATTTATTGAAAATAAAAGCCAAAGTGAGACGGGGTAATCAAGAATTTGAGATCCCTTCGGAACAAGTTGTACCCGGTGATATTTTGCTATTTGAATCAGGAAATAAAGTCCCAGCTGATCTTCGGCTTATTCAGGCGCAGAACCTTACCGTAGATGAAAGTTTTTTAACTGGAGAGTCAATTTCTGTCGAGAAAAACACTGAGCTGCAATCTGAGGATGTTCGAGTAAGTGATCGTAAAAACATGCTTTACGCCGGTTCTACTATTACCAAAGGAAGGGGAGCTGGGATTGTTGTTGCAACTGGAAACTCAACCCAGGTAGGAATTATTGCAAAGAGTGTTTCAGAGTCGGAAGGTGGCAAACCTCCTTTGGTATTAAGAATGGAGAAATTTGTTAAGCAAATTAGCATTTTAGTATTGTTAGTGAGTGTTGGTTTGGGTTTTTTATTGAGATATCAAGGATACGATTTATTAGCAATTTTTTTCTTTGTTGTGGCTCTTGCTGTTTCAGCTATTCCAGAAGGATTGCCGGTGGCACTGACCGTTGCTCTTTCCATTGCGACCAAACGCATGTCAAAACGTAATGTTATTGTGAGAAAACTCACTGCCGTTGAAAGTCTAGGTAGTTGTACCATAATTGCTAGCGACAAAACTGGTACCCTTACTGTTAATCAACAAACAGCTCGTAAGATTATACTGCCTGGTGGCCGGGAGTTCTCGTTAACCGGAGAAGGATACAACGGTGAAGGTAAAGTATTAGTAGATGATCAAAAGGATTTTGATAAAAACACGAAAAAGCAACTGGAAGACTTAGCTAAATTAACAGTTTTTGCCAATGAAGCAAGGCTTTATAGCAAAGAAAATGGGTGGGATTATAACGGAGATGCCATGGATGTAGCTTTCCTTGCAATGGCCTATAAGATGGGATTAAATCCTGAAGATATAAGAAATGAAACCCAATTCATAATTGAAATACCCTACGAATCAGAGCAAAAATTTTCAGCAGCGTTTTATAAAGAAGAAAACATCGATTATGTTGCGGTTAAGGGAGCAGTGGAAACCGTTCTTGATTTTTGTAACATCATGAAGAGCGCAGATAATATTCAAACTTCTCTGAATCGGCAATTAATTGAAAAACAAGCAGTTGAAATGGCCGAACAAGGATTGCGGGTGTTAGCCGTAGCCGGGGGTGAGGTTTCCCAATTAAAAGAAGGAGACGACTATGGAGTCAAAGATTTAAAAGATTTATTTTTTTATGGTTTGGTTGGGTTTATTGACCCACTCCGCCCTGAAGCCGCTGAATCGGTGAGGAAATGTAAAAGAGCGGGAATAAAAGTCTTAATGATTACCGGAGATCATCCATCTACAGCAGGTGCGATTGCAAGAGAATTGGGTCTAATGGACTTGGATGAGGAGGTTGTGACTGGTCAACAGTTAAAAGAAGTTGGTACTCTAGATAGCCCGGCATTTGAAAAGCTGGTTCTGTCAACGCATGTTTTTGCTCGAGTAACTCCTACCCAAAAGCTTGAGATTGTTGAAGCTCTGATTCATCATGGTGAGTTTGTAGCGGTGACTGGTGATGGAGTAAATGATGCACCCGCACTGAGAAGAGCAAACATAGGTGTTGCAATGGGTTCAGGCACTGATGTAGCAAAAGAAGTTGGGATGATGATTGTTACCGATGATAATTTTGCTTCGATTGTTTCAGGTGTTGAAGAAGGTCGGTTTGCTTATGACAATGTGAGAAAAGTTATTTATCTACTGATATCAACTGGTGCAGCTGAAGTAATTATGCTAATTTTTGCAATTTTGACAGGATTGCCCATTCCTTTGTTAGCTGTTCAATTATTATGGCTCAACCTTGTAACCAATGGAATACAGGATGTTGCTTTGGCCTTTGAGGCTGGAGAGCCAGGTGCAATGAGAAGGAAACCGAGAAAGCCAAATGAGAAAATTTTTGATTCGCAAATGATGAGTCAGACGTTGGTTTCAGGCTTTGCTATTGGTGCTTTGGCTTTCGCATCATGGTATTGGCATATTAGAAATCAAATGATGGATGAAGCTTCAGCTCGAAATACTATAATGCTTTTAATGGTATTGTTACAGAATGTTCATGTGTTTAACTGTCGATCAGAATCGGTATCAGCTCTAAAGATTCCAATTAGTCGAAATTATACTTTAATATTGGGTGTTGTAATGGCACAAGGAATTCATATTTTAAGTATGCATTTACCTTTTATGCAACGCATATTGAGCATCGAACCAGTTAACTTCATAGAATGGTTTATTGCATTGTTATTGGCTTTAATTCTTCTTTTCGTTATGGAAGTATTTAAACTAGGAAGGAGGCGAAATGATAAGATTGCTGCCTACTCAAAAGGCGAGGACTTAGAATGA
- a CDS encoding lactate racemase domain-containing protein: MMNELDGPAIGLSDSELKQLIFRELEKYSFEGKRILVIVPDNTRTIPLQLFFSSFQNALLKRVKKLDFLIALGTHPAMTSEQIRGHFGVTPSQAKASGINIFNHQWDEPSQLKLIGTLAEEQVKKITGGLLSESIPVAINKKIFEYDELIILGPVFPHEVVGFSGSYKYLFPGISGPEIIHAFHWLSALITNPKTIGHRDTPPRQVINQAAQLVAIPMTAFCVVMKGKVPFGLFTGDPVESWQQAVGLSAQVNVVYKPKPFPKVISIAPAMYSELWVGGKCMYKLEPVVDDGGEIIIYAPHLKDVSITHGKYLMEIGYHTRDYFLANWEKCQHVPKGIVAHSTQVKGIGTYKNGKEYPRIQVTLATGLPRELCESINLGYLDYRSLNPDDYLGKEEEGILVVPNAGETLYRLQDGTTPDIDRLQRGERSFGK, from the coding sequence ATGATGAATGAGTTAGATGGCCCAGCCATCGGTCTTTCTGATTCAGAATTAAAGCAATTAATTTTTCGAGAGCTGGAAAAATATTCTTTTGAGGGAAAAAGGATTTTAGTTATTGTTCCCGATAACACTCGAACTATTCCTCTTCAGTTATTTTTCTCCTCTTTTCAAAATGCGCTTTTAAAACGGGTAAAAAAATTAGACTTTCTGATTGCTTTGGGAACTCACCCAGCCATGACGTCAGAACAAATACGTGGACATTTTGGAGTTACTCCATCCCAAGCAAAAGCATCTGGAATCAATATTTTTAATCATCAATGGGATGAACCCAGTCAGTTGAAACTTATTGGAACATTAGCTGAAGAGCAGGTGAAAAAAATAACCGGGGGTCTTCTATCGGAATCGATTCCTGTTGCGATCAACAAGAAAATTTTCGAGTATGATGAATTAATCATCCTGGGTCCAGTTTTTCCTCATGAAGTTGTTGGTTTTTCAGGGAGTTATAAGTATTTATTTCCAGGCATTTCAGGACCAGAAATTATCCATGCTTTTCATTGGTTGTCGGCTCTTATTACCAACCCAAAGACCATCGGTCATCGAGATACTCCACCTCGACAGGTTATCAACCAAGCAGCTCAATTGGTAGCCATACCAATGACAGCTTTTTGTGTTGTTATGAAAGGGAAAGTTCCTTTTGGCCTCTTTACTGGAGATCCTGTTGAATCCTGGCAGCAGGCGGTTGGTTTATCAGCTCAGGTGAATGTAGTTTACAAGCCAAAGCCCTTCCCAAAGGTGATTTCGATTGCTCCGGCTATGTATTCCGAGCTTTGGGTGGGTGGAAAATGTATGTATAAACTGGAACCGGTAGTTGATGATGGCGGCGAAATTATCATTTATGCTCCCCATCTTAAGGATGTTTCGATAACTCATGGGAAATACCTAATGGAAATTGGTTATCATACTCGAGATTATTTTCTTGCCAATTGGGAGAAATGTCAGCATGTTCCCAAAGGTATTGTAGCTCATTCAACCCAGGTGAAGGGAATTGGTACTTACAAGAATGGCAAAGAGTATCCACGAATTCAAGTAACCTTGGCTACTGGTCTTCCCCGCGAACTTTGTGAGTCAATCAATCTTGGCTATCTTGATTATCGTTCACTTAATCCCGATGACTACCTGGGGAAAGAAGAGGAAGGAATATTGGTGGTTCCCAATGCAGGAGAAACGCTTTATCGCCTTCAAGACGGAACTACTCCTGATATTGACCGCTTGCAAAGAGGTGAAAGGTCTTTTGGGAAATAA
- a CDS encoding IS4 family transposase: MKTPLLSGRIDLRKKTNHHKERGVFMTILPENLKNERTLLPMFSSFMKEFKVNQLFRKCHMNKKKGFPVKDVFQMIFLLVFTQKNVAGLLQSRHPLFQGKKDTLYRFLHKTSGSWRKLLFLLSTKVVSEALLPFTSLKRYTWVVDDSPYERPRSLKVEGLSRFYDHAQGRFSRGFRMLTLGLTDGATFIPFAFSLLSSHQKENQLCPMDASVDGRSKRARLRKESQEKTPEVFFNLLDGALKHCPLVSTILFDSWFSFPALIRKCALRGLSVVCMLKNTPKIYYSFGGKVLSLSSLFTRIQKRPHGNIIGSGVVNLNLTGKPLLARIVFVRSEKQKSQWLALLSTDLSLSEDEIVTLYGKRWDIEVFFKMVKSVLKLTREFQVRSYDALVSHTSIVFIRYIMLAVIARRNTDPRTFGELFYACYDEIQDITLMEALTLLLELLKTTIKQILVLSEEKVKELLIYFVNSLPAWLREKVLLLNCES; encoded by the coding sequence ATGAAAACACCCCTCCTTTCTGGTAGAATTGACTTAAGGAAAAAAACCAATCACCACAAAGAGAGAGGTGTCTTCATGACTATCCTACCAGAAAATTTGAAAAATGAAAGGACCTTGTTACCCATGTTTTCCTCCTTTATGAAGGAGTTTAAAGTGAACCAACTGTTTCGAAAATGCCATATGAACAAAAAGAAAGGGTTCCCAGTCAAAGACGTCTTTCAGATGATCTTTCTCCTAGTCTTTACTCAGAAAAACGTTGCTGGTCTTCTCCAATCTCGACATCCCCTTTTCCAAGGAAAGAAAGACACTCTTTACCGTTTCCTCCACAAGACCAGTGGGAGCTGGCGAAAATTGCTCTTTCTTTTGAGTACCAAAGTAGTCTCTGAAGCGCTCCTTCCTTTTACCAGTTTGAAACGCTACACCTGGGTGGTGGATGATTCCCCCTATGAACGGCCTCGGAGCTTGAAAGTTGAAGGGCTCTCTCGATTCTATGATCACGCCCAAGGACGGTTCAGTCGGGGTTTCAGAATGCTCACTTTAGGACTCACCGATGGTGCTACATTCATTCCCTTTGCTTTTTCATTGTTAAGTTCTCACCAAAAAGAAAACCAGCTCTGTCCCATGGATGCCTCCGTTGATGGACGGAGCAAAAGAGCTCGTCTTCGGAAAGAATCCCAAGAAAAAACTCCAGAAGTCTTCTTCAACCTACTGGATGGAGCCTTAAAACACTGTCCTTTGGTCTCAACTATTCTTTTTGATAGTTGGTTCAGTTTTCCAGCCCTCATCCGCAAATGTGCTCTTCGCGGATTATCAGTGGTGTGCATGCTCAAAAACACCCCAAAAATTTACTATTCTTTTGGTGGAAAAGTTCTTTCTCTTTCCTCTCTTTTCACCAGAATTCAGAAAAGACCACACGGCAATATCATTGGATCGGGTGTCGTGAATCTCAATCTCACTGGGAAACCACTTTTAGCTCGGATTGTCTTTGTCCGAAGTGAAAAACAAAAATCTCAATGGTTGGCACTGCTTTCAACTGATCTGTCTCTTTCTGAAGACGAGATCGTCACCCTCTATGGGAAACGCTGGGATATCGAGGTTTTCTTCAAGATGGTGAAATCGGTCTTGAAACTCACTCGGGAATTTCAGGTTCGATCCTATGATGCTCTGGTATCCCATACCAGTATCGTCTTTATCCGCTATATCATGCTCGCGGTTATTGCCCGGAGAAACACCGATCCCCGAACCTTTGGCGAGCTTTTCTATGCCTGCTATGATGAAATTCAGGATATCACTCTTATGGAAGCACTCACTCTTCTTCTTGAGCTCCTGAAGACGACCATCAAACAGATTCTTGTCCTTTCAGAAGAAAAAGTCAAAGAGCTACTCATCTATTTTGTAAATAGTCTTCCAGCATGGTTGAGAGAAAAAGTGCTATTATTGAACTGCGAAAGTTGA